In the Devosia sp. SL43 genome, one interval contains:
- a CDS encoding acetyl-CoA C-acetyltransferase, whose translation MAEIRKVAIVGSARIPFARGNTAYVEETNLSMLGTVLSGLADKYGLKGEKIDEVMAGAVIGHSRDFNIAREASLDAGLSPRTPGTTMQIACGTSLQAALTLGAKIASGEIDSGIAAGSDTVSDSPIVFGNKFQHRMIDLSKARSAKEKFGAFKGFSFGELTPVAPSVNEPRTGMSMGQHCELMAREWGITREAQDALAVASHKNAAKAYDEGFHDDLLVQCAGLVRDNNVRADANLEKMATLKPAFDKNSGNGTLTAGNSTPLTDGASSVLLASEDWAKARGLPVLAYLTMGRVAGNDFAHGEGLLMAPTIAVSEMLARAGLTFDQIDYFELHEAFAAQVLSTLKAWTDADYCRDVLGRDTPLGAIDPAKINVKGSSLAYGHPFAATGARILGLTAKLLSTEPGKRALISVCTAGGQGVTALVESAA comes from the coding sequence ATGGCTGAAATCAGGAAAGTCGCGATCGTCGGTTCGGCGCGCATCCCGTTTGCGCGTGGCAATACGGCCTATGTGGAAGAGACCAATCTCTCCATGCTGGGCACCGTGCTCAGTGGGCTGGCCGACAAGTATGGGCTCAAGGGAGAGAAGATCGACGAGGTGATGGCGGGGGCCGTCATCGGGCATTCGCGCGATTTCAACATTGCGCGCGAGGCCAGCCTTGATGCCGGATTGTCCCCGCGGACGCCAGGGACGACGATGCAGATCGCCTGCGGCACGAGTCTCCAAGCCGCGCTGACGCTGGGGGCCAAGATCGCCAGCGGCGAGATCGACAGCGGTATTGCGGCCGGGTCGGACACGGTGAGCGACAGCCCGATCGTGTTCGGCAACAAGTTCCAGCATCGCATGATCGATCTCAGCAAGGCGCGGAGCGCCAAGGAGAAGTTTGGTGCGTTCAAGGGATTTTCGTTTGGCGAGCTGACGCCAGTGGCGCCCTCGGTCAACGAGCCGCGGACCGGCATGTCGATGGGCCAGCATTGCGAGCTGATGGCCCGCGAATGGGGCATCACCCGCGAGGCACAGGATGCGCTGGCGGTGGCGAGCCACAAGAATGCGGCCAAGGCCTATGACGAGGGGTTCCACGATGACCTGCTGGTGCAATGCGCCGGGCTGGTGCGCGACAATAATGTGCGGGCCGATGCCAATCTCGAAAAGATGGCGACGCTGAAGCCGGCTTTCGACAAGAATTCCGGCAATGGCACGCTGACCGCCGGCAATTCGACGCCGTTGACCGATGGGGCCTCATCGGTATTGCTGGCGAGCGAGGACTGGGCCAAGGCGCGCGGGCTGCCGGTGCTGGCTTATCTCACCATGGGACGGGTCGCGGGCAATGATTTTGCCCATGGCGAGGGGCTGCTGATGGCGCCGACCATTGCGGTGAGCGAGATGCTGGCGCGTGCGGGGCTGACCTTCGACCAGATCGACTATTTCGAGCTGCATGAGGCTTTCGCTGCGCAGGTGCTGTCGACGCTCAAGGCGTGGACGGATGCCGATTATTGCCGCGATGTGCTGGGTCGCGACACGCCGCTGGGGGCGATCGATCCTGCCAAGATCAACGTCAAGGGTTCGAGCCTGGCTTACGGGCACCCCTTTGCCGCGACCGGGGCGCGCATTCTGGGGCTCACCGCTAAACTGCTATCGACCGAACCCGGCAAGCGGGCGCTGATTTCAGTGTGCACGGCTGGTGGGCAAGGCGTCACGGCTCTGGTAGAAAGTGCGGCATGA
- a CDS encoding 3-hydroxyacyl-CoA dehydrogenase NAD-binding domain-containing protein, which produces MIQPQMPETKHWSFHRDVENLGWLTINTPGAPVNTLSREAIMELETLVTRFEELGQSDELAGVILLSGKDSGFIAGADVSEFDAMSDFSVLPEALKRTHAIFARIEALNIPVVAGIHGFCLGGGLELALACHYRVAVNDDKTRIGFPEVGLGIFPGFGGTGRSIRQAGPVDAMQIMLTGRMLKAGAARGLNLVDKLVRHRDMLRWEARKAVMQKRKAGEAGWTKKVMAVGLLREYVANKMRDEAKKKARKEHYPAPFALIDLFEKHGNDWQAMIRGEIDAFVPLMGSDTATNLRRVFFASEALKKQGAKGVKFARVHVIGAGVMGGDIAAWCALRGMSVTLQDIDMERIKPALDRGKKLFKKRLKKKHEVDAAVLRLEADPKGKGVSRADVIIEAVVEKLEVKQSIFSGLEGKLKPGAIMATNTSSIELERIAEALKDPARLIGLHFFNPVAQLPLVEVIRSTFNTDAEIGKGAAFALAIGKSPVVVKSAPGFLVNRVLMPYMLGAVQRVEAGESKELLDAAAVAFGMPMGPIELMDTVGLDVGKSVATELGHAVPIESKFATLVSEGKLGRKTGEGFYKWVDGKAQKGETPAHADLAALGRELVKPLVDMTEVVVAEGVVANADLADIGVIMGTGFAPFLGGPMRARKDGKA; this is translated from the coding sequence ATGATCCAGCCGCAGATGCCTGAAACCAAGCATTGGAGCTTTCACCGCGATGTGGAAAATCTGGGCTGGCTTACGATCAATACGCCCGGTGCGCCGGTCAACACGCTAAGCCGCGAGGCGATCATGGAGCTCGAAACGCTGGTGACGCGGTTCGAGGAACTGGGGCAGAGCGACGAGCTGGCGGGGGTGATCCTGCTGTCGGGCAAGGATAGCGGCTTTATCGCCGGTGCCGATGTCAGCGAGTTCGATGCGATGAGCGATTTTTCGGTGCTGCCGGAGGCGCTTAAGCGAACGCATGCGATTTTTGCGCGGATTGAAGCGCTGAATATCCCTGTTGTTGCAGGCATCCACGGCTTCTGTCTGGGCGGCGGCCTCGAGCTGGCTTTGGCCTGCCATTATCGCGTCGCGGTTAATGACGACAAGACGCGCATCGGTTTCCCCGAGGTCGGGCTGGGGATTTTCCCGGGTTTTGGCGGTACGGGTCGGTCGATCCGGCAGGCGGGACCGGTCGATGCCATGCAGATCATGCTCACCGGGCGGATGCTCAAGGCTGGCGCCGCACGCGGCCTGAACCTGGTCGACAAGCTGGTGCGCCATCGCGACATGCTGCGCTGGGAAGCGCGCAAGGCGGTGATGCAGAAGCGCAAGGCAGGCGAAGCGGGCTGGACCAAGAAGGTGATGGCCGTCGGGCTGTTGCGCGAATATGTCGCCAACAAGATGCGCGACGAGGCCAAGAAGAAGGCGCGCAAGGAGCATTATCCCGCGCCATTCGCGCTGATCGACCTGTTTGAAAAGCATGGCAATGACTGGCAGGCGATGATCCGCGGCGAGATCGATGCCTTCGTGCCGCTGATGGGGAGCGATACGGCGACCAATCTGCGGCGGGTGTTCTTTGCCTCTGAAGCGCTCAAGAAGCAGGGTGCCAAGGGCGTCAAGTTCGCTCGGGTGCATGTGATCGGCGCCGGTGTGATGGGCGGTGACATTGCCGCCTGGTGCGCTCTGCGCGGCATGAGCGTGACGCTGCAGGATATCGACATGGAGCGCATCAAGCCGGCGCTCGACCGCGGCAAGAAGCTGTTCAAGAAGCGGCTGAAGAAGAAGCACGAGGTCGATGCCGCGGTGCTGCGGCTCGAGGCCGATCCCAAGGGCAAGGGCGTGTCGCGTGCCGATGTGATCATCGAGGCGGTGGTGGAGAAGCTTGAGGTCAAGCAGTCGATCTTCAGCGGGCTCGAGGGCAAGCTCAAGCCGGGCGCGATCATGGCGACCAATACGTCCTCGATCGAGCTGGAGCGCATTGCCGAGGCGCTCAAGGATCCGGCGCGGCTGATCGGGCTGCATTTCTTCAATCCGGTGGCACAGCTGCCGTTGGTGGAGGTGATCCGCTCGACGTTCAATACCGACGCCGAAATCGGCAAGGGCGCGGCGTTTGCGCTGGCCATCGGCAAGTCGCCCGTCGTGGTGAAGTCGGCGCCGGGGTTCCTCGTGAACCGCGTGCTGATGCCCTACATGCTGGGTGCGGTGCAGCGGGTGGAAGCCGGCGAAAGCAAGGAATTGCTCGACGCGGCGGCTGTGGCTTTCGGCATGCCGATGGGGCCGATCGAGTTGATGGATACGGTTGGGCTCGATGTCGGCAAGTCGGTGGCGACGGAACTGGGGCATGCCGTGCCGATCGAGAGCAAGTTCGCGACGCTGGTCAGCGAAGGCAAGCTCGGTCGCAAAACCGGCGAGGGCTTCTACAAATGGGTGGATGGCAAGGCGCAGAAGGGCGAGACGCCCGCGCATGCTGATCTGGCGGCCTTGGGTCGTGAACTGGTCAAGCCGCTGGTCGATATGACCGAGGTGGTGGTGGCCGAAGGCGTGGTCGCCAATGCCGACCTTGCCGATATTGGCGTGATCATGGGAACGGGCTTTGCGCCGTTCCTCGGCGGCCCGATGCGCGCACGAAAAGACGGGAAAGCATAA
- a CDS encoding acyl-CoA dehydrogenase: protein MTLALIAISLVIFAVLALRESPLWQWGVAVVMIGLLSGVDFPGTGVSYGLGGGSWVLLIIGVIMLALSVEAIRKPVLVTPIYGAVKSILPRVSRTEQEALDAGTVGWDAELFSGRPDWAKLNAIRPLTLTAEEQAFLDNETEVACSMIDDWDIRNNRADLSPALWQYLKDKGFLGMLIAKEHGGLGFGAQAQSMIVSKIASRSVAAGITVMVPNSLGPGELLEKYGTHEQKEKYLGRLAKGLEVPCFALTGVHSGSDAGGMRDYGTVTKGLYQGKEVLGVKLSFDKRYITLAPIATLVGLAFILQDPDNHLGRGKEIGITLALVPHDHPGVDIGRRHYPARQAFMNGPVRGRDVFIPMEFLIGGTDYAGQGWRMLMECLSTGRAISLPAIGSISIKQTLRTTSAYARVRRQFGIPVGIMEGVAEPLGEMVKRAYTYEASRRLTASMVDEGQRPAVISALLKYRTTEAMRESMDDAFDIHGGRAIQDGPSNYLFGAYMALPVAITVEGANILTRTLMTFAQGVLRAHPFLYKEIEAAQNKDRKQGLDQFDVAFGGHTKFMLRNIAASFLHGMSNGAFASTPNQGPMAGWYRKLHRYSQDFALVADWTTVFLGGQLKRKQKISGRMADILGDLYLMSATLRRFEDEGQIAEDKPLVDAIMEDLIASIEKSLGEVFANFPNPMFAWAMRFLCFPLGRHAKRASDRVNYRFVRAVLRPGAFRDRLTTGAYVSMDPNDITGVLEDALLKVTEAEEIEAKFVKAARKGVIERRLDRDAIDDAVAAGVLSGNEAGIMRAADEATDRVVAVNDFAADELAGERAQKVAAE from the coding sequence GTGACTCTTGCGCTTATCGCGATCAGCCTCGTCATCTTCGCCGTTCTGGCCCTGCGGGAAAGTCCGCTGTGGCAATGGGGCGTGGCGGTTGTGATGATCGGGCTACTGTCCGGGGTCGATTTCCCGGGTACCGGGGTCAGCTATGGGCTAGGCGGCGGCAGCTGGGTGTTGCTGATCATTGGCGTCATCATGCTGGCGCTAAGTGTCGAAGCGATCCGCAAGCCGGTACTGGTCACGCCCATCTATGGCGCCGTCAAATCCATCCTGCCGCGCGTGAGCCGCACCGAGCAGGAAGCGCTTGATGCCGGTACGGTCGGGTGGGATGCGGAGCTGTTTTCGGGCCGTCCTGATTGGGCCAAGCTCAATGCGATCCGGCCGCTGACGCTGACAGCGGAAGAGCAGGCATTTCTCGACAACGAGACCGAAGTTGCCTGCTCGATGATCGATGACTGGGACATCCGCAACAATCGCGCCGATCTGTCGCCCGCGCTTTGGCAGTATCTTAAGGACAAGGGCTTCCTGGGCATGCTGATCGCCAAGGAGCATGGCGGGCTGGGTTTTGGCGCGCAGGCACAGTCGATGATCGTTTCCAAGATCGCCAGTCGCTCGGTGGCGGCGGGCATCACGGTGATGGTGCCCAACTCGCTCGGGCCGGGCGAGCTGCTGGAAAAATACGGCACGCATGAGCAGAAAGAGAAATATCTCGGGCGCCTGGCCAAGGGGCTGGAAGTGCCGTGCTTTGCGCTGACCGGTGTGCATTCGGGTTCGGACGCCGGTGGCATGCGCGACTATGGCACGGTCACCAAGGGCCTGTATCAGGGCAAGGAAGTGCTGGGCGTAAAGCTCAGCTTCGACAAGCGCTACATCACGTTGGCGCCAATCGCCACGCTGGTGGGCCTGGCCTTCATCCTGCAGGATCCGGATAATCATCTTGGCCGCGGCAAGGAGATCGGCATCACGCTGGCTTTGGTGCCGCATGACCATCCGGGCGTCGATATCGGCCGCCGGCACTATCCTGCGCGGCAGGCCTTCATGAACGGGCCGGTGCGCGGCAGGGACGTGTTCATTCCGATGGAGTTCCTGATCGGCGGCACGGACTATGCCGGGCAGGGCTGGCGCATGCTGATGGAGTGCCTGTCGACCGGGCGCGCCATCTCGCTGCCGGCCATCGGCTCGATCTCGATCAAGCAGACGCTCCGCACCACCTCTGCTTATGCGCGGGTGCGGCGGCAGTTCGGCATTCCGGTTGGGATCATGGAAGGTGTGGCGGAGCCGCTCGGCGAAATGGTCAAGCGCGCCTATACCTATGAGGCATCGCGCCGGCTGACGGCGTCGATGGTGGATGAGGGTCAGCGGCCGGCGGTGATTTCGGCGCTGCTGAAGTATCGCACCACCGAAGCGATGCGCGAGAGCATGGACGATGCTTTCGATATCCATGGTGGCCGCGCCATCCAGGACGGGCCGAGCAACTATCTGTTCGGCGCCTATATGGCGCTGCCGGTGGCCATCACGGTGGAGGGCGCCAACATCCTGACACGCACGCTGATGACTTTTGCCCAGGGCGTGCTGCGGGCGCATCCGTTCCTCTACAAGGAAATCGAGGCGGCGCAGAACAAGGACCGTAAGCAGGGGCTGGACCAGTTCGACGTTGCGTTTGGCGGGCATACCAAGTTCATGCTCCGCAATATCGCGGCGAGCTTCCTGCATGGCATGTCGAATGGGGCCTTTGCCTCGACGCCAAACCAGGGGCCGATGGCCGGATGGTATCGGAAGCTGCATCGCTATTCGCAGGATTTCGCGCTGGTGGCCGATTGGACCACGGTGTTCCTGGGCGGCCAGCTCAAGCGCAAGCAGAAGATAAGTGGCCGCATGGCCGATATCTTGGGCGACCTCTATCTGATGTCGGCGACGTTGCGCCGCTTCGAGGACGAGGGCCAGATCGCCGAGGACAAGCCGCTGGTCGATGCGATCATGGAAGACCTGATCGCCTCCATCGAGAAGAGCCTGGGCGAAGTGTTCGCCAACTTCCCGAACCCGATGTTTGCCTGGGCCATGCGCTTCCTGTGCTTCCCGCTGGGGCGGCATGCCAAGCGGGCTTCGGATCGCGTGAACTATCGCTTCGTGCGGGCGGTGCTGCGGCCCGGTGCATTCCGCGACCGGCTGACCACGGGCGCCTATGTGTCGATGGACCCGAACGACATCACCGGCGTGCTTGAGGATGCGCTGCTCAAGGTGACCGAGGCCGAGGAGATCGAGGCCAAGTTCGTCAAGGCGGCGCGCAAGGGCGTGATCGAACGCCGGCTGGATCGCGATGCGATCGACGATGCGGTGGCGGCCGGCGTGCTGAGTGGGAACGAGGCCGGGATCATGCGGGCCGCCGATGAGGCGACCGATCGCGTGGTGGCGGTGAATGATTTCGCGGCGGATGAGCTGGCGGGTGAGCGGGCTCAGAAGGTGGCGGCGGAATAG
- a CDS encoding long-chain-fatty-acid--CoA ligase, which yields MDTTIDTAAPSRPWIASYPDGIAWDVAIDTRPVHEQVLAACAKNPSAPALDFLGSTTSFGDLAKKIIAFAGALQRQFGVTKGTRVMLMLPNTPFYPIAYYGVLRAGGTVVNCNPLYTVVELSQIAANADADVMVTLDLKLIFEKAEALVDAGHIKSVVVCHFPDALPLVKKVLYSIVKRKDLSKTLASRIADRITHFDQMLSRHETPDAVVIDATKDIAVQQYTGGTTGIPRGAMLTHANIAANMSQIDKWGDGLFYSRSKVVAVLPFFHIFAMTVCMNVPLCNGTQVIMLPRFDLKDLLALLVRTRANVLPAVPTLLTAIARADSATRDNLSSIEVAISGGAALSDEIRNEFKKKSDALLAEGYGLTEASPVVCCAALRKASKPMSIGMPLPGTDIRFVDADSGKVVGTGENGELQVKGPQVMTGYYNDEEATRTAFQDGWLRTGDVGHMDEDGYVFLVDRIKDLIICSGFKIYPRIIEEALMTHPAIDETNVIGVPDSYRGEAPVAFVKLKTGQTATEADLKTFLADHISKIEMPRDIVFKDALPKTLIGKLSKKELRVEYAEMKAKK from the coding sequence ATGGATACGACGATCGATACCGCCGCCCCCTCGCGCCCCTGGATAGCCAGCTACCCTGATGGTATCGCCTGGGATGTCGCCATCGACACCCGCCCGGTTCATGAGCAGGTGCTGGCGGCTTGTGCGAAAAACCCGTCCGCCCCGGCGCTCGATTTCCTCGGCTCCACCACCAGTTTTGGTGACCTGGCCAAGAAGATCATCGCCTTTGCCGGCGCATTGCAGCGCCAGTTCGGCGTCACCAAGGGCACGCGCGTCATGCTGATGCTGCCCAATACGCCCTTCTACCCCATCGCCTATTACGGCGTGCTGCGAGCTGGCGGCACGGTGGTCAATTGCAATCCGCTCTATACCGTCGTGGAACTGAGCCAGATCGCCGCCAACGCCGATGCCGACGTGATGGTCACGCTCGATCTCAAGCTGATCTTCGAAAAGGCCGAAGCCCTGGTCGATGCCGGTCACATCAAGTCGGTCGTGGTCTGCCACTTCCCCGACGCGCTGCCGCTGGTCAAGAAGGTTCTTTACTCCATCGTCAAGCGCAAGGACCTGTCCAAAACACTCGCGTCCCGCATTGCCGACCGCATCACCCATTTCGACCAGATGCTCTCCCGCCACGAGACGCCCGACGCTGTCGTCATCGACGCGACGAAGGATATCGCGGTCCAGCAATATACTGGCGGCACCACCGGCATTCCGCGCGGCGCCATGCTGACCCACGCCAATATCGCTGCCAACATGTCCCAGATCGACAAATGGGGCGATGGCCTGTTCTATTCGCGCTCCAAGGTCGTGGCGGTACTGCCCTTCTTCCATATCTTCGCGATGACCGTCTGCATGAACGTGCCGCTGTGCAACGGCACCCAGGTCATCATGCTGCCGCGCTTCGACCTCAAGGACCTGTTGGCTTTGCTGGTCCGCACCCGCGCCAATGTCCTGCCTGCCGTTCCGACCCTGCTGACCGCTATCGCCCGCGCCGACAGCGCCACCCGCGATAATCTGAGCAGCATCGAAGTCGCCATCTCTGGTGGCGCCGCCCTCAGCGACGAAATCCGCAACGAGTTCAAAAAGAAGTCCGACGCCCTGTTGGCCGAGGGCTACGGGCTCACCGAAGCCTCCCCTGTCGTCTGCTGCGCCGCCCTGCGCAAGGCATCCAAGCCCATGTCCATCGGCATGCCCCTGCCCGGCACCGATATCCGCTTCGTCGATGCCGATAGCGGCAAGGTGGTCGGAACGGGCGAAAATGGCGAGTTGCAGGTCAAGGGGCCCCAGGTCATGACCGGCTATTACAACGACGAAGAAGCAACCCGCACCGCCTTCCAGGACGGCTGGCTGCGCACCGGCGACGTCGGTCACATGGATGAAGACGGCTATGTCTTCCTCGTCGACCGCATCAAGGACCTGATCATCTGCTCAGGCTTCAAGATTTATCCGCGCATCATCGAAGAGGCCCTGATGACCCATCCTGCCATCGATGAAACCAACGTCATCGGCGTGCCCGACAGCTATCGCGGCGAGGCCCCGGTCGCCTTCGTCAAGCTCAAGACCGGCCAGACAGCGACCGAAGCCGATCTCAAGACTTTCCTTGCCGACCACATCAGCAAGATCGAAATGCCCCGCGACATCGTCTTCAAGGATGCCCTGCCCAAGACCCTGATCGGCAAGCTCAGCAAGAAAGAGCTCCGGGTGGAATATGCAGAAATGAAGGCCAAGAAGTGA
- a CDS encoding MerR family DNA-binding protein, which yields MNRPEPENRDLFAIADLAKEFGISTRAIRFYEAKGLLAPERVGATRIFRRRDRARLILILRGKRLGFSLRDISDYLSLYDANRSQQVNLLTAKVDERLASLERQRDDLETTISELREIRKLAGERMAKAG from the coding sequence GTGAACCGCCCCGAGCCCGAAAACCGCGATCTCTTCGCCATTGCCGACCTGGCCAAGGAATTCGGCATCTCGACCCGCGCTATCCGCTTCTACGAAGCCAAGGGCCTGCTCGCCCCCGAACGCGTCGGCGCCACCCGCATCTTCCGCCGCCGCGACCGCGCAAGGCTGATCCTCATCCTCCGCGGCAAACGTCTCGGTTTTTCGTTGCGCGACATCTCCGATTATTTGAGCCTCTACGACGCCAACCGGTCCCAGCAAGTCAACCTGCTGACTGCCAAGGTGGACGAACGCCTGGCCTCATTGGAGCGTCAGCGCGATGATCTGGAAACGACCATTTCGGAACTGCGGGAGATCCGGAAGCTGGCTGGAGAGCGGATGGCGAAGGCGGGGTAG
- a CDS encoding UvrB/UvrC motif-containing protein — MSSRSNHERLVALTKQMQVAAEAMDFELATRLRNEIARLKGEAPVAPGDADTVTVGQPPPGAMGLGTQVPVRQPPKGWVKPKKPDLMTKNVKPRGGK; from the coding sequence ATGTCATCGCGATCCAACCATGAGCGCTTGGTGGCGCTGACCAAGCAGATGCAGGTGGCGGCCGAGGCGATGGATTTCGAACTGGCGACCCGCCTTCGCAACGAGATTGCGCGGCTCAAGGGCGAGGCGCCGGTGGCGCCAGGCGATGCGGATACGGTGACGGTCGGCCAACCGCCGCCAGGGGCGATGGGGCTGGGCACGCAGGTGCCGGTGCGGCAGCCGCCCAAGGGCTGGGTGAAGCCGAAGAAGCCGGATCTGATGACGAAGAATGTGAAGCCGCGGGGTGGGAAGTAG
- a CDS encoding cisplatin damage response ATP-dependent DNA ligase, whose translation MKRFAQLLELLALTPSRTRKLTALTQYFREVPDPDRGYALAVLTGALTFRNVKPALLKDTVLREVDPTLFAMSYDYVGDLGETIALIWPHHGAEGDLPGLTELIELFNTTSKSDLPKLIAAMLTQAGINERWALVKLATGALRIGVSARLAKTALSEMSGVDVQEIEEVWHGLKVPYADLFAWLDGKAPRPDIDQSARFHPLMLSNPIDEEKDLAKLEPGDFAAEWKWDGIRVQLVLGGGTVSLFSRTGDDIAAAFPDIVENVHGRAVLDGELLVGKDFEPGSFNELQQRLNKKVASAKHLKESPAFIRVYDMLFDGRDDIRTLEWTERRKRLEAWFAANPQTRLDLSEVLPFADWDDLALQRRQGADEHGHEGVMIKLRSSPYVPGRPKGYWFKWKRDPNVVDAVLMYAQRGHGKRSSFYSDYTFGVWKGNEIVPIGKAYFGFTDEELKLLDKWIRANTLQAFGPVREVKKELVFEVAFDSAQESTRHKSGVALRFPRISRIRWDKPAAEAGTLEDMMVFVGAT comes from the coding sequence ATGAAGCGCTTTGCCCAATTGCTCGAACTCTTGGCACTGACGCCGTCGCGGACGCGGAAGCTCACGGCGCTGACACAGTACTTTCGCGAGGTGCCGGACCCGGACAGGGGCTATGCGCTGGCAGTGCTGACCGGAGCGCTGACGTTTCGCAATGTGAAGCCGGCTCTGCTCAAGGACACCGTGCTTCGCGAAGTCGATCCGACGCTGTTCGCCATGAGCTATGACTATGTCGGAGACCTGGGCGAGACCATTGCGCTGATCTGGCCGCATCATGGAGCTGAGGGCGATCTGCCCGGTCTGACCGAGCTGATCGAGCTGTTCAATACGACGAGCAAGTCGGATTTACCGAAGCTGATCGCCGCCATGCTGACGCAAGCCGGGATCAATGAGCGCTGGGCGCTGGTGAAGCTGGCGACGGGGGCGTTGCGGATTGGTGTTTCGGCGCGGTTGGCCAAGACGGCGCTCAGTGAGATGAGTGGCGTCGACGTGCAGGAGATCGAGGAGGTGTGGCACGGGCTCAAGGTGCCCTATGCGGACCTGTTTGCCTGGCTCGATGGCAAGGCGCCGCGGCCTGATATCGATCAGTCGGCGCGGTTTCATCCGCTGATGCTGTCCAATCCGATCGACGAGGAGAAGGACCTGGCCAAGCTTGAACCTGGGGATTTTGCGGCAGAGTGGAAATGGGACGGGATACGGGTGCAACTGGTGCTGGGCGGGGGGACGGTGTCGCTGTTTTCGCGCACCGGCGACGACATCGCGGCGGCCTTTCCTGACATTGTCGAGAATGTTCACGGCCGGGCGGTGCTGGATGGCGAGCTACTGGTCGGTAAGGATTTCGAGCCGGGGAGCTTCAACGAGCTGCAGCAGCGGCTGAACAAGAAGGTGGCGTCGGCCAAGCACCTCAAGGAGTCGCCGGCCTTCATCCGGGTCTATGACATGTTGTTCGATGGACGCGACGACATCAGAACCCTGGAATGGACCGAACGGCGCAAGCGGCTGGAGGCCTGGTTTGCGGCCAATCCGCAGACGCGGCTGGACCTTTCGGAGGTGCTGCCGTTTGCGGATTGGGACGATCTGGCGCTGCAGCGGCGGCAAGGCGCCGATGAACACGGCCATGAGGGGGTGATGATTAAGCTGCGATCGTCGCCCTATGTGCCGGGGCGGCCCAAAGGGTATTGGTTCAAGTGGAAACGCGATCCCAATGTGGTGGATGCGGTGCTGATGTATGCGCAGCGCGGGCACGGAAAGCGGAGTTCGTTCTATTCCGACTACACGTTTGGCGTGTGGAAGGGGAATGAGATCGTGCCCATCGGTAAGGCCTATTTCGGCTTTACCGATGAAGAGCTGAAGCTGCTCGACAAGTGGATCAGGGCCAATACGCTGCAGGCGTTCGGGCCGGTGCGCGAGGTGAAGAAGGAACTGGTGTTCGAGGTGGCGTTCGACTCGGCGCAGGAGAGCACACGACACAAGTCGGGCGTGGCCCTGCGGTTTCCGCGGATCAGCCGAATCCGCTGGGACAAGCCGGCCGCCGAGGCGGGGACGCTGGAGGATATGATGGTGTTTGTGGGAGCGACTTAG
- a CDS encoding ligase-associated DNA damage response exonuclease, which translates to MAPQILDRNLHIRAIDAYIDPSVPRERAIITHGHADHARSGHGAVLATPDTIAIMKTRYGEDCAGKFEPLDFGVPLQIDDVTITLVPAGHVLGSAQVLVEQAGQRVVVTGDYKRLPDRTSQPYELVECDLLVTEATFGLPVFQHPHPRVEIARLLKSVADQPQRCHMVGCYALGKAQRVIGLLRDAGWDQPIYLHGAMIRLCELYEELGVTLGTLAPATGMPKAAMAGQIVIAPPAAIRDRWSRRFPDPVTCQASGWMSVKQRARQALVELPLVISDHCDWGELQQTIRETGAKTVWVTHGREDALVYWCRQQGLQAEPLNIQGFEDDGGEGAEE; encoded by the coding sequence ATGGCACCCCAGATACTCGATCGTAACCTGCATATCCGCGCTATCGACGCCTATATCGATCCGAGCGTGCCGCGGGAGCGGGCGATCATTACGCATGGGCATGCCGATCATGCGCGGTCGGGCCATGGGGCGGTGCTGGCGACGCCGGATACGATCGCCATCATGAAGACCCGCTATGGCGAGGATTGCGCGGGCAAGTTCGAGCCGCTGGATTTTGGCGTGCCGCTGCAGATCGACGATGTGACGATTACGCTGGTGCCGGCGGGGCATGTGCTGGGATCGGCGCAGGTGCTGGTGGAACAGGCCGGGCAGCGGGTTGTGGTGACGGGCGACTACAAACGACTGCCGGACCGGACGTCGCAGCCTTATGAACTGGTCGAGTGCGACCTGCTGGTCACCGAGGCGACGTTCGGGCTGCCGGTGTTTCAGCATCCCCATCCCAGGGTTGAGATTGCGCGGCTACTCAAGTCGGTCGCGGACCAGCCTCAGCGCTGCCACATGGTGGGATGTTATGCGCTGGGCAAGGCGCAGCGGGTCATCGGTCTGCTGCGCGATGCGGGGTGGGACCAGCCGATCTATCTGCATGGCGCGATGATCCGGCTGTGCGAGCTTTATGAGGAACTGGGCGTGACGCTGGGGACGCTGGCCCCGGCGACAGGGATGCCCAAGGCCGCCATGGCCGGGCAGATCGTGATCGCGCCGCCGGCGGCGATCCGCGATCGGTGGAGTCGGCGGTTTCCCGATCCGGTTACGTGCCAGGCGTCGGGCTGGATGAGCGTGAAGCAACGCGCAAGACAGGCACTGGTTGAATTGCCACTGGTGATTTCGGACCATTGCGACTGGGGCGAGCTGCAGCAGACGATCCGCGAGACTGGCGCCAAAACCGTGTGGGTGACGCATGGGCGCGAGGATGCGCTGGTCTATTGGTGCCGTCAGCAGGGACTGCAGGCCGAGCCACTCAATATCCAGGGCTTTGAGGACGATGGCGGGGAGGGCGCTGAGGAATGA